A genomic region of Exiguobacterium sp. Helios contains the following coding sequences:
- a CDS encoding GGDEF domain-containing protein, which yields MQQSPYFIKWFPPLLIISTVLMVIASANESIPNLIVEQILQYLSLVLITFFILVAYKKEQLLIVPRRNFWLFTLGSLCLSVIGSILETIHLFSPAESFSGLYSMVLFSLSHYLFLYAIFYRIASKKSFGQHLLAFMDAIILVIFFALVAFHILNELVNPAVNPFPYSLVVIINTSLGLFVFFYFFFIQDTHWVSRTTLLLLFLSIFIRGIYEISSVYFPAFTMQYLIFSPILIRLAQSAAILWHIDHIFEGTNKSSIVQRAWLPLLSLPLFFHYFLDEDGQKRDVFVILLLLIVRQIFITRQHTSIVHQLDTRNEQLAIRVERRTQQIKASEQQVIPLFLGHPDPIVRFNKLQEPIFANRAAQRILGLPAMTIDHLTDKLKHVQTALKTKKNHYQNEANQQFELILIPIKIADTAVGHFLILHDVTERMARQQQIEYHAYHDGLTHIGNRRSLEKMFNEKTSTLNYLALIDLDGFKQINDTYGHETGDYILIEVARRLASELSADESVYRLGGDEFALLTSAKDEVSLRRRCKVFLNQLSKPYHYRGELLRVSASVGVARHDPETDLEQWLKQADLAMYRVKHQDKNGVRIYRSEIE from the coding sequence GTGCAGCAATCTCCCTATTTCATAAAATGGTTTCCACCCTTACTGATCATTTCCACGGTCTTGATGGTAATTGCTTCTGCAAACGAATCGATTCCAAATCTTATCGTTGAGCAAATCCTACAATACCTATCGTTGGTATTGATTACTTTTTTTATCCTGGTCGCCTATAAAAAAGAACAGCTTCTGATCGTTCCAAGACGAAATTTTTGGTTGTTCACTCTTGGCTCTTTATGTTTATCCGTCATCGGATCGATCTTAGAAACAATTCATTTATTCAGTCCTGCTGAAAGCTTTTCCGGACTCTACAGCATGGTCTTGTTTTCGTTGTCCCATTACTTGTTTTTATATGCTATTTTTTACCGGATTGCATCTAAAAAAAGTTTTGGTCAACACCTCTTGGCTTTTATGGATGCCATCATTTTGGTCATTTTTTTCGCACTTGTTGCGTTTCATATTCTGAATGAACTGGTTAATCCTGCAGTCAATCCGTTTCCATACTCACTTGTCGTCATCATCAACACGTCACTCGGTTTGTTCGTCTTCTTTTATTTTTTCTTTATCCAGGACACGCATTGGGTATCACGAACAACTTTGCTTCTGCTCTTTTTATCAATTTTCATTCGTGGAATTTACGAAATATCATCCGTCTACTTTCCGGCGTTCACGATGCAGTATCTGATTTTCTCACCAATTCTTATCCGTTTGGCCCAAAGTGCGGCCATCCTTTGGCACATTGATCACATCTTTGAAGGGACTAACAAATCATCTATCGTCCAACGCGCTTGGCTACCGTTGTTATCTTTGCCGTTATTCTTTCATTATTTCCTCGATGAAGACGGACAAAAACGGGATGTCTTTGTCATCTTATTGTTATTGATTGTCCGCCAAATTTTCATCACACGGCAACATACATCCATCGTCCATCAGTTAGATACCCGGAATGAGCAGTTGGCGATACGGGTTGAGCGGCGAACACAACAAATTAAAGCAAGTGAACAACAAGTCATCCCATTGTTCCTCGGACACCCTGACCCCATCGTTCGTTTTAATAAGCTTCAAGAACCCATTTTTGCGAATCGGGCTGCTCAACGAATTTTGGGTCTCCCCGCCATGACAATTGATCATTTGACAGATAAATTAAAACATGTTCAGACTGCCTTGAAAACGAAAAAAAATCATTATCAAAATGAAGCGAATCAACAATTCGAATTGATTCTGATTCCTATCAAGATAGCCGATACTGCCGTTGGTCACTTCCTGATTCTCCATGATGTGACAGAGCGAATGGCACGACAACAGCAAATCGAATACCATGCCTATCATGATGGATTGACGCACATCGGCAATCGCCGTTCTTTAGAAAAAATGTTTAATGAAAAAACATCTACCTTGAATTATCTGGCTTTGATTGACTTGGACGGCTTCAAACAAATTAATGACACGTACGGCCATGAAACCGGAGACTATATCTTGATAGAAGTGGCACGACGTCTTGCGTCCGAATTATCCGCCGACGAATCCGTCTACCGGCTTGGCGGGGATGAATTTGCTTTACTGACCTCGGCGAAGGATGAAGTTTCCTTAAGACGACGCTGTAAAGTCTTTTTGAATCAGCTGTCGAAACCCTATCATTATCGCGGAGAACTGCTACGCGTTTCTGCCAGTGTCGGCGTCGCACGCCACGATCCGGAAACTGATTTAGAACAATGGCTCAAACAGGCCGATTTAGCAATGTATCGTGTGAAACATCAAGATAAAAATGGGGTTAGGATTTATCGTTCCGAGATTGAATGA
- the menC gene encoding o-succinylbenzoate synthase: MTAITLRSAELFDVDLTFRQPMQTAISTLSKRQTTILRLTDQEGRIGYGEGVAFETPWYTAETQDSLRALSPLLYRLLAAQPLSSPADVPARFQPIKGNQMAKAMFDGAVHELFAQAEHISLATYLGGDATLAIPCGKALGRSSADQTIEAVGQALTDGFERIKLKLAPTDTAILKQVRKTFPDAPLMFDANGSFDLSDLPLLQEWDTFSLLMMEQLFPADDWLSHQQAVSLLKTPLCLDESIQTTQDALLMRTLQAGQIINIKPARLGGLTAALDVRSMAPSYWLGGMFESGIGRRQTLAFATLPGLAYPIDMSGTDQYFIEDLLEQDYIVENGSIRYAEHPVSRERLERLAVSTKML, encoded by the coding sequence ATGACGGCAATCACCCTTCGCAGCGCGGAACTATTTGATGTGGATTTGACGTTTCGTCAGCCGATGCAGACCGCCATCTCCACGTTGTCGAAACGACAGACAACGATTCTCCGGTTGACCGATCAAGAAGGTCGAATCGGCTACGGAGAAGGTGTCGCTTTTGAGACACCTTGGTATACGGCAGAAACACAAGACTCACTTCGTGCCCTGTCACCGCTCCTTTACCGTTTGCTTGCGGCACAACCTTTATCGTCACCCGCTGACGTCCCTGCACGCTTTCAGCCGATCAAAGGAAATCAGATGGCAAAAGCGATGTTTGACGGGGCCGTTCATGAACTGTTTGCACAAGCGGAACATATCTCCCTTGCGACCTATTTGGGTGGTGATGCGACGCTGGCAATTCCGTGTGGAAAAGCACTCGGACGTTCCTCTGCCGATCAGACAATTGAAGCTGTAGGTCAGGCATTGACTGATGGATTCGAGCGGATTAAATTGAAACTGGCTCCAACGGATACAGCTATTCTTAAACAGGTTCGAAAGACTTTTCCGGATGCTCCGTTGATGTTTGATGCCAACGGAAGTTTTGATTTGTCGGATTTACCACTCCTTCAAGAGTGGGATACGTTCTCTTTGCTGATGATGGAACAGCTGTTTCCTGCTGATGACTGGTTAAGTCATCAGCAGGCTGTCTCGTTACTCAAGACACCGCTTTGTCTCGATGAATCTATTCAGACGACGCAGGATGCCTTGCTGATGCGGACACTGCAGGCAGGTCAAATCATCAACATCAAACCGGCTCGTCTCGGCGGTTTGACAGCAGCGCTCGATGTCCGAAGCATGGCGCCATCGTACTGGCTAGGCGGCATGTTTGAGAGCGGGATTGGCCGACGCCAAACGTTGGCATTCGCCACTTTACCGGGACTTGCTTATCCGATTGATATGTCCGGAACCGATCAATACTTCATTGAAGATTTGCTAGAACAGGACTACATCGTCGAAAACGGCTCGATCCGGTATGCGGAACATCCGGTTTCCCGCGAACGCCTTGAACGATTAGCCGTCTCAACAAAAATGCTCTAA
- a CDS encoding EAL-associated domain-containing protein, with protein sequence MDALDVIVHPEQIEAWFQPIVGAAPFKVEGYEIQSHFRGEPLKPFFQEDDVPIEYQLEVMSHVIRHAFQKVPTDAHSFVLIRCRPAWLFENGGEDFLSILRDAQIDFPEDRLYVTLTDVQVDDFDRLGRIVAYYQNSGLKVALDRAEATSLERVFSMSPDMLIVDLASMIEKKTVSASYPHLLQTMEHLCDQLGAPLLYKNISHLGQLRYAWQHGGRYYMGNLLGETTPDWVTTCPGMEILLHEVPMFYKYDREQMNRLFQLEQDWTIRFNEYCQSIKAEEDLDSWLLMLAKKMEPEFIRFYITDANGFQQSSNISKKSGDWKRYSFYQGYNWSFRPYFIRTTVAMERRHTGYLSDRYVDFSSGEQTRTFSMPLNNGMFLFADISADYLYQERLSE encoded by the coding sequence ATGGATGCCTTAGATGTCATTGTTCATCCCGAACAAATTGAAGCTTGGTTTCAGCCGATTGTCGGAGCGGCGCCTTTTAAAGTGGAAGGGTATGAAATTCAATCCCATTTCCGGGGAGAACCATTAAAACCGTTTTTTCAAGAAGACGATGTACCGATTGAGTATCAACTCGAAGTGATGAGTCATGTCATTCGACATGCGTTTCAAAAAGTACCGACGGATGCGCATTCGTTTGTTTTAATCCGCTGCCGACCGGCCTGGCTGTTTGAGAACGGAGGGGAAGATTTTTTAAGCATCTTGCGTGATGCACAAATCGATTTTCCGGAAGACCGGTTATATGTCACATTAACGGATGTGCAAGTCGATGATTTTGATCGACTCGGCCGGATCGTCGCCTATTATCAAAACTCCGGTTTGAAGGTCGCATTAGACCGGGCAGAAGCGACCAGTCTGGAACGAGTCTTTTCGATGTCGCCGGATATGTTGATTGTCGATTTGGCATCGATGATTGAGAAAAAGACTGTGTCGGCCAGTTATCCGCATTTACTGCAGACGATGGAACATCTCTGTGATCAACTCGGCGCGCCGTTGTTGTACAAAAATATCAGCCATCTTGGTCAGTTGCGTTATGCCTGGCAGCACGGCGGACGATACTATATGGGAAATTTACTCGGTGAAACAACACCGGACTGGGTAACGACATGTCCGGGAATGGAGATTCTTCTTCACGAGGTCCCGATGTTTTATAAATATGACCGGGAACAGATGAACCGGCTGTTTCAGCTGGAGCAGGATTGGACGATTCGTTTTAACGAATATTGCCAGTCGATCAAAGCAGAGGAAGACCTCGACAGTTGGCTGTTGATGCTTGCGAAAAAGATGGAACCGGAGTTTATCCGCTTTTATATCACGGACGCGAACGGCTTCCAGCAGTCATCGAATATCAGTAAAAAAAGTGGGGACTGGAAACGGTATTCGTTTTACCAAGGGTACAATTGGAGTTTCCGGCCGTACTTCATCCGAACGACGGTCGCAATGGAACGACGGCATACCGGTTACTTATCCGACCGTTACGTCGACTTCAGTTCAGGTGAACAGACACGGACCTTCAGTATGCCGCTGAATAATGGGATGTTCTTATTTGCTGATATTTCAGCAGACTATTTATATCAAGAACGATTGAGTGAATGA
- a CDS encoding S1-like domain-containing RNA-binding protein has protein sequence MALRAGQVVTLKVEREAEFGVFLSNGEEDILLHNNEQTKKLELDEEVEVFLYQDNEGRLASSMTIPEASFEDYVKTTINGTRYNTGVFANIGIQKDVLVSLDDLPQRRTFWPEEGDQLYIRLKHDQKLRLLGDPAPYAYFNLQAKPAPEEWNNMDVEGLVFAQRDPGVNVWVNEQTIGFLHEQEMERWPRLGEVMKLRVTNVKPDGTVLLSARPRAHEAIDIDADLIMNHLLEHDGQMAYGDKTPPETIDEVFGLSKAAFKRALGRLLKDKKIEKHETGIRLTK, from the coding sequence ATGGCATTACGCGCAGGACAGGTTGTCACATTAAAAGTAGAACGAGAAGCAGAGTTTGGTGTTTTCTTAAGCAACGGGGAAGAGGACATCTTACTTCATAATAATGAACAAACGAAAAAACTGGAACTTGATGAAGAAGTAGAGGTCTTTCTTTATCAGGACAATGAAGGACGACTCGCCTCTTCGATGACGATTCCAGAAGCGTCATTTGAAGATTACGTCAAAACGACGATCAACGGCACGCGTTACAATACAGGTGTATTCGCCAATATCGGAATTCAAAAAGACGTGTTAGTATCACTCGATGATTTGCCACAGCGCCGGACATTCTGGCCGGAAGAAGGAGATCAGCTTTATATCCGCCTGAAGCATGACCAGAAACTTCGTTTACTCGGAGATCCCGCTCCGTATGCTTATTTCAACTTACAGGCAAAACCGGCACCGGAAGAGTGGAATAACATGGACGTTGAAGGGCTTGTTTTTGCTCAACGGGACCCTGGTGTAAACGTCTGGGTCAATGAACAGACGATTGGTTTTCTCCATGAACAAGAGATGGAACGCTGGCCGCGACTTGGAGAAGTTATGAAATTACGGGTGACAAATGTGAAGCCAGATGGTACAGTATTACTTTCAGCAAGACCACGTGCTCACGAGGCAATCGACATCGATGCGGATTTAATCATGAATCATCTGCTTGAACATGACGGTCAGATGGCGTATGGTGATAAGACACCTCCTGAGACGATTGATGAGGTATTTGGCCTAAGTAAGGCTGCCTTCAAACGTGCTTTAGGTCGATTGTTGAAAGACAAAAAAATAGAAAAACATGAAACGGGTATTCGGTTAACGAAATAA
- a CDS encoding DEAD/DEAH box helicase, translating to MTTFRELNLSEALIKGVLKMGFEEATPIQAETIPVGLSGVDLIGQAQTGTGKTAAFGIPTIERLDAKSRHIQALILAPTRELAIQVAEELNRIGEVKRVHALPVYGGQQIDRQIRALRKNPQIVVATPGRLMDHMNRKTLNLDHVQTVILDEADEMLNMGFVEDIEKILGTLPPTRQTLLFSATMPPQIRKIADRFMTTPTHIKVKAKEMTVENIDQSFIELKENQKFDVLCRLIDTDSPELSIIFGRTKKRVDEMTEGLVQRGYTADGLHGDLTQAKRDQVIRRFKKGTIDILVATDVAARGLDITGVTHVYNFDVPQDPESYVHRIGRTGRAGKTGSAITFVTPREFGQIKTIERVTNKKMSRRHAPTLDEILEGNLKLAAQELIKRVEAKNAQEYTTLAQELLEEYEAVELISAALKGLTKEPDATPVQISSIEPIRVKRFGSNGGGGNRRPYGNKGGSGSGSSSNRSSGGYRGSNPRGGERREGGRPSEGNRSSSTSSSSDRREGGYAGRNRSESDRNRGGRKPRFEK from the coding sequence TTGACAACATTTCGTGAATTAAATCTTAGTGAGGCACTTATCAAAGGTGTCCTAAAAATGGGCTTTGAAGAAGCAACTCCAATCCAAGCAGAAACAATTCCAGTCGGTCTTAGCGGCGTTGACTTAATCGGTCAAGCGCAAACAGGAACAGGGAAAACAGCTGCATTCGGTATTCCAACGATCGAGCGTCTTGACGCAAAATCACGCCATATCCAAGCATTAATCCTTGCACCAACTCGTGAACTTGCGATTCAAGTTGCAGAAGAACTAAACCGCATTGGTGAAGTAAAACGCGTTCATGCCTTGCCAGTATACGGTGGTCAGCAAATCGACCGTCAGATTCGTGCGCTTCGTAAGAACCCACAAATCGTCGTCGCGACACCTGGTCGTCTAATGGACCACATGAACCGTAAAACATTAAACCTCGACCACGTCCAAACAGTTATCTTGGATGAGGCAGATGAAATGTTGAACATGGGATTCGTGGAAGATATCGAAAAAATCTTGGGTACACTTCCGCCGACTCGTCAAACACTTTTATTCTCTGCGACAATGCCGCCGCAGATTCGTAAAATCGCAGATCGTTTCATGACGACTCCGACTCACATCAAAGTAAAAGCAAAAGAAATGACTGTCGAAAACATCGACCAATCATTTATCGAATTAAAAGAAAACCAAAAATTCGATGTGCTTTGCCGCTTGATTGATACGGATTCTCCGGAACTCTCAATCATCTTCGGTCGTACGAAAAAACGTGTTGATGAGATGACAGAAGGACTTGTCCAACGTGGATACACGGCTGACGGTTTACACGGTGACTTAACACAAGCAAAACGTGACCAAGTTATCCGTCGTTTCAAAAAAGGAACAATCGATATCCTTGTAGCTACAGACGTAGCGGCACGTGGTCTTGATATTACAGGCGTTACACACGTTTATAACTTTGATGTCCCGCAAGATCCAGAAAGCTATGTTCACCGTATCGGCCGTACTGGTCGTGCTGGTAAAACAGGATCAGCGATTACTTTTGTTACACCACGTGAATTCGGTCAGATCAAAACAATCGAACGTGTTACAAACAAAAAAATGTCGCGTCGTCATGCACCGACACTTGATGAAATCCTAGAAGGTAACTTGAAACTTGCTGCACAAGAATTAATCAAACGTGTAGAAGCGAAAAATGCTCAAGAGTATACAACACTCGCTCAGGAACTTCTTGAAGAGTACGAAGCAGTTGAATTGATTTCAGCAGCACTTAAAGGATTAACGAAAGAGCCGGATGCAACGCCAGTTCAAATTTCGTCAATCGAACCAATCCGTGTGAAACGTTTTGGTAGCAACGGTGGCGGCGGTAACCGTCGTCCTTACGGTAACAAAGGTGGATCAGGTTCTGGTTCTTCTTCTAACCGTAGCAGTGGCGGATACCGTGGCAGTAACCCACGTGGTGGGGAGCGCCGTGAAGGCGGTCGTCCTTCTGAAGGAAACCGTAGCAGCAGCACATCTTCTTCTTCAGATCGTCGTGAAGGTGGATACGCTGGTCGTAACCGCAGTGAAAGTGATCGTAACCGTGGCGGACGTAAACCACGTTTTGAAAAGTAA
- the map gene encoding type I methionyl aminopeptidase, whose amino-acid sequence MLDYDYDALREIGRIVAIARDEMANAVKPGITTKELDEIGARILKEQGAESAPIVMYDFPGATCISVNEVAAHGIPGAYVIQEGDIVNVDVSAVKNGYYSDTGKTVIAGQARRPEDVRLVEVSLSALEKGLEKVKAGTKVNQIGKAIYAETRKSGFTVIRNLAGHGLGKTLHGEPESISNYFSREENDLLKEGQVIAVETFISTGDEFCMEDEKDGWTLYTPNKSLVSQFEHSVIVLKDGYEILTKVD is encoded by the coding sequence ATGTTGGATTATGATTACGATGCACTACGTGAAATTGGACGGATTGTCGCGATCGCCCGCGATGAGATGGCAAATGCCGTCAAACCAGGGATTACGACAAAGGAACTGGACGAGATCGGGGCACGTATCCTGAAAGAACAAGGAGCGGAATCCGCACCGATCGTCATGTATGATTTTCCGGGAGCAACTTGCATCAGTGTGAACGAAGTGGCAGCACACGGTATTCCGGGTGCGTATGTCATTCAAGAGGGAGATATCGTGAATGTCGACGTTTCCGCTGTGAAAAACGGTTACTACTCCGACACGGGCAAAACCGTCATCGCAGGACAAGCCCGTCGTCCGGAAGATGTCCGCTTAGTTGAAGTCTCGTTGTCTGCCCTTGAAAAAGGATTAGAGAAAGTGAAAGCCGGGACAAAGGTGAATCAAATCGGCAAAGCGATTTATGCCGAGACACGCAAGAGCGGATTTACCGTCATCCGGAACTTGGCGGGTCACGGGTTAGGGAAGACGTTGCACGGCGAACCGGAGTCGATTTCGAACTACTTCAGCCGTGAGGAAAACGACTTGTTAAAAGAAGGGCAAGTCATTGCCGTTGAAACGTTCATCTCAACAGGCGACGAATTTTGTATGGAAGACGAGAAGGACGGTTGGACATTATACACACCAAATAAAAGTTTGGTTTCTCAATTTGAACATAGCGTCATCGTCTTAAAAGACGGGTATGAAATCTTAACAAAAGTCGATTGA
- a CDS encoding ABC-F family ATP-binding cassette domain-containing protein: MLLKVDQLKKEFADKIVFEDVTFSVSPGDRIGIIGVNGTGKSTLLHILAGQETPDAGELQHPNDYRIRLLSQSTDYPEDQTVMQVLLSGNTPTINALRHYEVARLALEQDPSNETLLTRFISAQTEIDAANAWDTESRLKMILNKLGITNLEATIGSLSGGQRKRVGLAEALLDEADLLLLDEPTNELDAETITWLESQIKEYRGAILLITHDRYFLNRVTNHMMEIANGTAYFYVGNYESFLEKRAERRERTASMEEKRQNILRRELAWLRRGAKARTTKQKARIQRVDALQELSYEEDEASLEVQVGSTRLGKKVIEAVDVKHQFGDRTLFSDFNWLFGRKERYGIVGRNGSGKSTLLSILAKRLESTSGDIIHGETVKVGFYGQFAEFSHPNRRVIEEVERIAQVITTLDGQEITAGQMLEQFLFKPEAQYKPIGKLSGGEKRRLKLLTILMDEPNVLFLDEPTNDLDTETLSVLEDYLDSFPGTVITVSHDRYFLDRVVNRLLAFENGEIVSYYGQYTDYLEQRELPSTTIETVPVVKDATPVETPPAETPKKLSYQEQLDWKTIESQIEEAELHAESLEQKLASSGSDLGQVNDLYQQIEQAKAKVDQLMEYWTYLSEKVEAYESYKK, translated from the coding sequence ATGTTACTTAAAGTCGATCAACTAAAAAAAGAATTTGCCGATAAAATCGTATTCGAAGACGTGACGTTTTCCGTCAGTCCCGGTGACCGGATTGGAATCATCGGTGTCAACGGTACAGGAAAATCAACGTTACTCCATATATTAGCCGGACAAGAAACACCGGACGCAGGTGAGCTTCAACATCCGAATGATTACCGGATCCGTCTGCTGTCCCAGTCAACGGATTATCCGGAAGATCAAACGGTCATGCAAGTCTTGTTATCCGGTAATACCCCCACTATCAATGCACTTCGCCATTATGAGGTTGCGCGCCTGGCGCTTGAACAAGACCCGAGCAATGAAACGTTATTGACACGGTTCATCAGTGCACAAACAGAAATTGATGCTGCCAATGCCTGGGATACAGAATCCCGTCTCAAAATGATTTTAAACAAACTCGGTATCACGAATCTTGAAGCGACTATCGGTTCGTTGTCAGGCGGACAACGCAAGCGTGTCGGACTGGCTGAAGCATTGCTCGACGAAGCTGATCTCTTGCTACTCGATGAGCCGACCAATGAACTCGATGCCGAGACGATTACTTGGCTCGAGTCACAAATCAAGGAATACCGCGGGGCGATCTTACTCATCACCCATGATCGCTACTTCTTGAACCGTGTCACGAACCACATGATGGAAATCGCGAATGGAACAGCCTACTTCTATGTCGGTAATTATGAATCGTTCTTAGAAAAGCGTGCGGAACGCCGGGAACGGACTGCCTCTATGGAGGAAAAACGTCAAAATATTCTCCGCCGGGAACTCGCCTGGTTACGTCGCGGAGCGAAAGCACGGACAACGAAACAAAAAGCACGGATCCAGCGTGTCGATGCCTTGCAGGAACTTTCATACGAAGAAGACGAAGCATCACTCGAAGTTCAGGTCGGTTCAACACGACTCGGCAAAAAAGTCATCGAGGCTGTTGATGTCAAGCATCAGTTTGGCGACCGGACGTTGTTCAGCGACTTTAATTGGCTATTCGGTCGTAAGGAAAGATACGGAATCGTCGGCCGCAACGGGAGCGGCAAGTCCACTTTATTATCCATCCTTGCCAAACGTCTAGAATCGACGAGCGGTGACATTATTCATGGCGAAACCGTCAAAGTCGGATTCTACGGTCAGTTCGCAGAATTCAGTCACCCTAACCGGCGCGTCATTGAAGAAGTCGAACGGATTGCCCAAGTCATCACGACGTTGGACGGTCAAGAAATCACAGCCGGTCAGATGTTGGAACAATTTTTATTTAAGCCAGAAGCACAATATAAACCAATCGGTAAATTATCCGGTGGTGAAAAACGACGGTTAAAACTGCTGACCATCCTGATGGATGAACCAAATGTTCTGTTCCTTGACGAGCCGACCAACGATTTGGATACGGAAACATTATCCGTATTGGAAGATTACCTCGATTCGTTCCCCGGAACGGTCATCACGGTCAGTCATGATCGCTATTTCCTCGACCGTGTCGTGAATCGGTTATTGGCATTCGAAAACGGCGAGATCGTGTCTTATTATGGTCAATACACTGATTATTTGGAGCAACGGGAACTCCCGTCTACGACTATCGAAACTGTGCCTGTCGTCAAAGACGCTACACCTGTCGAGACACCGCCTGCCGAGACTCCTAAGAAATTGAGTTATCAAGAACAACTCGACTGGAAAACGATTGAGTCTCAAATTGAAGAAGCCGAACTTCATGCCGAATCCCTTGAACAGAAGCTGGCTTCTTCCGGGAGTGATTTAGGTCAGGTCAACGATCTCTATCAACAAATCGAACAGGCGAAAGCAAAAGTCGATCAGTTGATGGAGTACTGGACATACCTGTCCGAAAAAGTGGAAGCGTACGAAAGCTACAAAAAGTAA
- a CDS encoding 1-acyl-sn-glycerol-3-phosphate acyltransferase, whose protein sequence is MLRTIIWFIFFGLVLPLTLPFLPGAKRRTHAARYVYTQKVAHAWANSLLRLAGVKVRMTGQENIPADQPVVFIANHQGNFDVPILLGKIDKPKAFISKIEVNNIPIVNVWMNLMGCVMIDRKDRRQSLKAIRAGIETIKDGQSMIIFPEGTRSKGGPVAEFKAGSFTLATSSGALVVPIAISGSYRVMEETGRIRPATVDVTILKPIDPKSLSQKELVVLVEQQIKEIVEGV, encoded by the coding sequence ATGTTACGCACAATCATCTGGTTCATATTTTTCGGACTGGTTCTACCCCTTACATTACCGTTTCTCCCGGGGGCAAAACGTCGAACACACGCTGCACGATATGTATACACACAAAAAGTTGCCCATGCCTGGGCAAACTCACTGCTCCGTCTTGCCGGAGTCAAAGTCCGGATGACCGGTCAGGAAAACATTCCGGCCGATCAACCGGTTGTTTTTATCGCCAATCACCAAGGAAATTTTGATGTTCCGATTCTACTCGGGAAAATTGATAAACCAAAAGCGTTCATCTCAAAAATCGAAGTTAATAATATTCCCATCGTCAATGTCTGGATGAATCTGATGGGATGTGTCATGATTGACCGCAAAGATCGACGACAATCGTTAAAGGCCATCCGGGCCGGAATCGAGACGATTAAAGATGGTCAGTCGATGATTATTTTTCCGGAAGGCACACGTTCTAAAGGCGGTCCTGTCGCCGAGTTCAAGGCAGGGAGTTTTACACTGGCCACATCCAGTGGTGCACTTGTCGTTCCGATTGCGATTTCGGGCAGTTATCGTGTCATGGAGGAAACCGGACGCATTCGTCCGGCGACCGTCGATGTTACGATTCTAAAACCGATTGATCCTAAATCATTGTCGCAAAAAGAATTAGTCGTTCTCGTCGAACAACAAATCAAGGAAATTGTAGAAGGAGTCTGA